One window from the genome of Entelurus aequoreus isolate RoL-2023_Sb linkage group LG04, RoL_Eaeq_v1.1, whole genome shotgun sequence encodes:
- the LOC133649029 gene encoding uncharacterized protein K02A2.6-like, protein MAGVIGSIGPFDENVEQWSSYTERFDYFVAANGIDDGKIVPTFLSVIGPKTFTLLRSILQPEKPGSKTYKNIVDILTKHFSPKPLVIAERFRFHRRHQEEGESVTMFLAALRKLAEHCEFGDTLSDALRDRLVCGLANEAAQKRLLTESDLTLEKAINISVSMEMASREAQQLHVKVHKLSINQDVQGPCFRCGKSGHLASACWCKDMDCHKCGKRGHVERACRYKKSKEDGSKTGNKVKSAHYKKKRQVHTVKYEKESNSDSSEEDMSTTVNTIRVMNVGESSDGFWAKAKLEGHSIKMQIDTGSRASLVSYKIYRKHMRHLPLRPADTVFRAYTGHTVHMKGMTDVLVQCNDQTVRLPVYITQGDYAAIMGRVWLKAIHLNWQEVRKMSDSSTQLQMILEKHKEVFRDELGCMENITVKLHVKPDTKPVFLRARPVPYAIRSKVETDLDALVKNGVLEPVTTSEWATPIVPVQKKNGGIRTCGDFKVTVNPALIAEQYPLPLIDDLFAGLSGGQKFSKIDLNQAYLQMQVDEQSREMLTINTHKGLFRYCRLPFGITSAPALFQRAMDQILCGLAGVQCYLDDILCTGANDEDHLHNLDATLQRLREYGLRVRKEKCDFFQSSVEYLGHVIDAKGLHTAPSKITAIVEAPPPQNISQLRSFLGLLNYYGRFIPNLASLLQPLHELLRQDKTWKWTASCQEAFEKAKGALTTSEVLTHFNPSLQIQLACDASPYGVGAVLSHILPNGEEKPIAFASRTLNKAESNYAQIEREALSIVFGVRKFHQYLYGRKFTLLTDHRPLTTILGPHTGIPSLAASRLQRWALLLSAHAYDIKYRKSDSHCNADGLSRLPLPVTKPDSKTEDIFYFREVEKAPVSAVQIKKVTRNDPELSEVMDIVVKGRPAGDTVRLKPYMGRRLELSVQSGCLLWGRRVIIPLSLREKMLQQLHAGHSGIVKMKEIARSYFWWPGMDKQIEEMATSCSACHKTRNNPPLAPLHPWEYPQEPWQRVHIDFAGPVEDRMFLVAIDAHSKWPEVAIMRSTTTERTIERLGEMFCRFGSPVQLVSDNGPQLVSHEMSAFLQANGVQHVTSAPYHPATNGLAERFVQTLKRALKASQGQGTLHQRLHTFLLNYRNTPHSTTKASPASLMFKRDLRTTFDLLKPSAVKDTVRGQQEKQIQRRERQAKNRVFTAGETVLARNYSGEPKWVPATILAQTGPVSYSVQTGDSVWRRHADQLLSASPVSAELSSKDQTDAVTNPSVPLHTQVRHPVPDTSVPAASVTPDETETHVQLSPKDGFPSVDNKTDAPAESRYPKRERRPPTRLSL, encoded by the coding sequence ATGGCTGGAGTTATCGGCTCGATTGGCCCCTTTGATGAGAATGTCGAGCAATGGAGCTCATACACGGAGCGCTTTGACTATTTTGTCGCAGCAAATGGAATTGATGATGGCAAGATCGTACCTACTTTTCTGAGTGTGATCGGCCCGAAGACATTTACCCTGCTTCGGAGCATCCTACAGCCAGAGAAACCAGGGAGTAAAACGTATAAAAACATTGTGGACATTTTGACCAAACATTTCTCCCCCAAACCTCTGGTAATCGCCGAAAGATTCAGATTTCACCGGCGACATCAGGAAGAGGGTGAGTCTGTCACCATGTTCCTGGCAGCTTTACGTAAACTGGCCGAACACTGTGAGTTTGGTGACACACTGAGTGATGCGTTAAGAGACAGGCTTGTATGTGGACTGGCAAATGAAGCAGCACAAAAAAGATTGCTTACAGAAAGTGATCTGACTCTTGAAAAGGCCATTAATATAAGTGTGTCTATGGAAATGGCATCTAGAGAAGCACAGCAGCTGCATGTGAAAGTGCACAAACTCAGCATCAACCAAGATGTGCAAGGGCCATGCTTTCGCTGTGGTAAATCTGGCCATCTTGCATCTGCATGTTGGTGCAAGGATATGGATTGCCATAAATGTGGGAAAAGAGGCCATGTGGAGCGGGCGTGCAGATATAAAAAGAGCAAAGAGGATGGCTCAAAGACTGGAAATAAAGTGAAAAGTGCACATTACAAGAAGAAAAGACAGGTTCACACAGTCAAATATGAAAAGGAGAGTAACAGTGATTCTTCTGAGGAGGACATGTCTACCACAGTGAATACAATACGGGTAATGAATGTGGGTGAGAGCTCGGATGGTTTCTGGGCCAAAGCCAAGTTGGAAGGACATTCCATAAAGATGCAAATAGACACTGGATCGAGGGCATCATTAGTGTCTTATAAAATCTACAGGAAACACATGAGACATCTCCCTCTACGTCCTGCAGACACTGTTTTCAGAGCATACACTGGACACACGGTGCACATGAAAGGAATGACCGATGTACTGGTGCAGTGTAACGATCAGACTGTGAGACTTCCAGTCTACATCACCCAGGGAGACTACGCCGCCATAATGGGTCGGGTGTGGTTAAAGGCGATCCATCTCAACTGGCAAGAGGTGAGAAAAATGTCAGACAGTTCTACACAGCTTCAGATGATACTGGAAAAGCATAAAGAGGTCTTTCGTGATGAACTGGGCTGCAtggaaaatattacagtaaagcTACATGTCAAACCTGACACTAAACCTGTGTTTTTGAGAGCGAGACCAGTGCCGTACGCCATCAGATCAAAGGTGGAAACTGATTTGGATGCTTTGGTCAAAAATGGAGTCTTGGAGCCTGTAACGACTAGTGAGTGGGCTACACCCATCGTTCCAGTGCAAAAGAAAAATGGTGGAATCCGGACATGTGGAGACTTTAAGGTGACAGTCAACCCTGCCTTAATAGCAGAACAGTACCCACTTCCCCTGATCGATGACTTATTTGCTGGGCTGAGTGGAGGTCAAAAGTTCAGCAAAATAGATCTCAATCAGGCGTACCTGCAGATGCAGGTGGATGAACAGTCACGTGAGATGCTgactattaacacacacaaagggCTTTTCAGATACTGCAGACTGCCTTTTGGTATCACTTCTGCCCCGGCTCTGTTCCAGCGAGCTATGGACCAGATACTCTGTGGTCTAGCAGGAGTGCAGTGCTATTTGGATGACATCCTGTGTACAGGAGCAAATGATGAAGATCACCTGCATAACTTGGATGCTACACTTCAAAGATTGAGAGAGTATGGACTAAGAGTTCGCAAAGAAAAATGTGATTTCTTTCAATCATCTGTGGAATACCTTGGACATGTGATTGATGCTAAAGGACTTCATACAGCACCATCCAAAATCACAGCCATCGTGGAGGCACCTCCACCTCAAAACATCAGCCAGCTGCGATCCTTTTTAGGATTATTGAACTATTACGGACGTTTTATTCCTAATCTAGCATCACTGCTACAGCCACTGCATGAGTTGTTACGCCAGGACAAGACATGGAAATGGACAGCCAGCTGTCAGGAGGCTTTTGAGAAAGCCAAGGGGGCGTTAACCACATCAGAGGTGCTGACTCACTTCAACCCATCACTccaaattcagctagcttgtgatGCATCCCCATATGGAGTGGGGGCAGTGTTATCTCACATACTGCCAAATGGTGAGGAAAAACCGATCGCTTTCGCCTCCAGAACGTTGAACAAGGCAGAGTCCAACTATGCTCAAATAGAAAGAGAGGCACTGAGCATTGTTTTCGGGGTGAGGAAATTCCACCAGTATTTATATGGGAGGAAGTTCACTCTCCTAACGGACCATCGACCTCTCACGACCATCCTGGGACCACACACTGGGATACCATCTCTCGCTGCATCAAGACTGCAGAGGTGGGCTCTGCTGCTATCTGCTCACGCTTACGACATCAAATATCGTAAGTCAGACTCCCATTGCAACGCTGACGGGTTATCCAGACTTCCTCTTCCAGTCACAAAGCCCGATTCAAAAACGGAGGACATTTTTTACTTTAGAGAGGTGGAAAAGGCACCTGTTTCAGCAGTGCAGATCAAAAAAGTGACTCGCAACGACCCAGAGCTGTCAGAGGTCATGGACATTGTTGTTAAAGGTCGACCTGCTGGTGACACTGTGCGCCTGAAACCTTATATGGGAAGGAGGTTGGAGCTTTCTGTCCAGTCGGGATGCCTGCTATGGGGGAGGCGAGTGATCATTCCACTGTCACTTCGAGAAAAAATGTTGCAACAGCTTCATGCAGGACATAGTGGAATAGTCAAGATGAAAGAAATAGCGAGAAGCTATTTTTGGTGGCCAGGCATGGACAAACAAATTGAGGAAATGGCTACATCTTGTTCAGCTTGCCACAAAACCAGAAATAACCCACCATTAGCTCCCCTGCATCCGTGGGAATATCCCCAAGAACCATGGCAGCGGGTCCACATTGACTTCGCAGGGCCAGTGGAAGACAGAATGTTTCTGGTTGCTATTGACGCACACAGCAAATGGCCTGAGGTGGCGATAATGAGATCTACCACCACAGAAAGGACCATCGAAAGGCTAGGAGAGATGTTCTGTCGGTTTGGATCTCCGGTTCAGTTAGTCTCTGACAACGGACCTCAGCTGGTGTCGCATGAAATGTCTGCATTTCTACAAGCAAATGGAGTGCAGCATGTCACCTCAGCTCCTTACCATCCTGCCACAAATGGCCTTGCTGAAAGGTTCGTTCAGACTCTGAAACGTGCACTGAAAGCATCACAAGGACAAGGAACATTACACCAAAGACTACATACTTTTCTGCTGAACTACAGAAACACTCCTCACAGCACTACAAAGGCATCTCCTGCAAGCCTAATGTTCAAGAGAGACCTGCGTACGACCTTCGACCTGTTGAAGCCCTCAGCAGTAAAAGACACAGTTCGCGGCCAACAGGAAAAACAGATACAACGCAGGGAACGACAGGCGAAGAACAGAGTCTTCACAGCAGGCGAGACTGTGTTAGCGAGGAACTACAGTGGAGAACCTAAATGGGTTCCTGCTACTATCCTTGCTCAGACTGGACCAGTCTCCTACTCCGTTCAGACAGGTGACAGTGTCTGGAGGAGACATGCTGATCAGCTCCTGTCTGCGTCACCAGTGTCAGCAGAGCTGTCCTCGAAAGATCAGACAGATGCAGTGACCAACCCTTCAGTTCCTCTCCACACCCAAGTAAGACATCCAGTGCCAGATACATCTGTTCCAGCTGCAAGTGTGACTCCAGATGAGACTGAGACACATGTGCAGTTGAGCCCTAAAGACGGTTTTCCGTCAGTGGACAATAAGACTGATGCCCCTGCAGAGAGCAGGTATCCTAAAAGAGAGCGGCGACCCCCTACACGCTTGAGTCTTTAG